In Pelosinus sp. UFO1, one genomic interval encodes:
- a CDS encoding undecaprenyl-diphosphate phosphatase: protein MTVLQTLIFAIVQGITELFPISSVAHGVLTPYFFNWNLDPAFLKEHFLPFLVMLHLGTAITLLLYFGTEWTKIMASIFNKDDKSRKLMFLILVGTIPAALIGLFLESPLRHMFSNVSSAAFFLIINGGILYWGEKLRGGGQGQKSIDDLSYKQAAIIGLFQSLALVPGFSRSGATMTAGFWMGLKHKDSARFSMLLATPIIIGASIIEVPKLIHTDITGLFQISLIGGIASGIAAFLSVWALMRWFGTNEINAMRPFAWYCWVVGFGVLVSQLYK from the coding sequence TTGACCGTACTTCAAACTCTTATTTTTGCAATCGTTCAGGGAATTACAGAACTTTTCCCCATCAGTAGTGTAGCGCATGGTGTTTTAACGCCATATTTCTTTAATTGGAATTTAGATCCCGCCTTTTTGAAGGAACATTTTCTTCCGTTTTTAGTTATGTTACATTTAGGAACTGCTATAACTCTCTTATTGTATTTCGGAACAGAATGGACAAAAATTATGGCATCTATATTCAACAAAGATGATAAGTCAAGAAAGTTGATGTTTCTTATATTAGTTGGTACTATTCCAGCTGCTTTAATTGGACTTTTCCTAGAAAGCCCACTTCGCCATATGTTTAGTAATGTAAGCAGTGCGGCGTTTTTCTTGATTATTAATGGCGGCATATTATATTGGGGCGAAAAATTACGAGGAGGAGGACAGGGGCAGAAGAGTATTGACGATCTTAGTTATAAACAAGCGGCTATAATCGGCTTATTTCAATCGTTAGCACTTGTTCCAGGCTTTTCTCGTTCTGGTGCTACAATGACGGCGGGATTTTGGATGGGCTTAAAACATAAGGACTCTGCTCGGTTTTCCATGCTGCTTGCCACCCCGATAATAATTGGGGCTAGCATTATTGAAGTTCCCAAACTTATTCATACTGACATTACTGGTTTATTTCAAATCTCCTTAATTGGAGGTATTGCATCTGGTATAGCAGCTTTTTTAAGCGTATGGGCTTTAATGAGATGGTTCGGTACTAACGAAATTAATGCAATGCGTCCATTTGCCTGGTACTGTTGGGTAGTTGGCTTTGGAGTCCTGGTAAGTCAACTATATAAATAA
- a CDS encoding LCP family protein, producing the protein MGQKQTRHLRKGRAAMLLTIIIFLVAGVYYVLLGRSSATSTLANTFFMKEKINILVLGVDTREDDVGRSDTNFVVTIDTRAKTITMFSIPRDSRVKIDGHGWDKINHAYAFGGSKLSKSTVENLMGIPLDYTVVINIQGFVRMIDAVGGITIDIDKRMYYSDPYDDDGGLYIDLHPGVQKLNGKTAIEYVRYRDEEGDIGRVSRQQKFMKALLQEISKPQLIIKLPDVIKEFVAAVRTDMSTKDMAKLIPVINEAAKSGLHTELLLGTPCWIQDVSYWLPDIKVLRSKVAQIQGITVDERYAQVTDRLAKEYTNSVPQEIRVAESSPVTQKPSNLDKQTTDGNKNIVNTVKITAIPISNETETTSANGKKISDPKMTKNMNSPSADVQGDSTGVVHKNSMTDAKGK; encoded by the coding sequence ATGGGACAAAAACAAACTCGTCATCTCAGAAAAGGGCGAGCTGCAATGTTATTAACAATTATTATATTTTTAGTCGCAGGTGTTTATTATGTACTATTAGGGCGATCTTCTGCAACCAGCACGTTGGCGAATACATTTTTCATGAAAGAAAAAATTAATATATTGGTTCTTGGCGTTGATACACGTGAAGATGATGTGGGGCGATCTGATACCAATTTTGTCGTTACGATAGATACAAGGGCAAAAACAATCACCATGTTCTCTATTCCGCGCGATTCTCGCGTGAAAATTGATGGGCATGGGTGGGATAAAATTAATCATGCCTATGCCTTTGGTGGCTCTAAACTTTCTAAATCTACTGTTGAAAATCTGATGGGTATACCATTAGATTATACTGTAGTCATAAATATTCAGGGGTTTGTGCGCATGATTGATGCAGTTGGTGGAATTACTATTGATATAGATAAAAGAATGTATTACTCTGATCCATATGATGATGATGGAGGATTGTACATTGATCTTCACCCTGGTGTTCAAAAACTAAATGGAAAAACTGCTATCGAATATGTACGTTATAGAGATGAAGAAGGCGATATAGGTCGTGTAAGCAGACAACAAAAGTTTATGAAAGCATTATTACAGGAAATCAGCAAACCCCAGCTTATTATAAAACTACCTGATGTTATTAAAGAGTTCGTTGCAGCAGTCAGAACCGATATGTCAACAAAAGATATGGCTAAGCTAATCCCTGTTATAAACGAGGCAGCAAAATCAGGCCTACATACGGAATTGTTATTAGGTACTCCATGTTGGATACAAGATGTTAGTTACTGGTTGCCTGATATAAAGGTGCTTAGGTCTAAGGTTGCTCAAATACAAGGTATTACAGTAGACGAGCGATATGCACAAGTAACGGATCGATTAGCCAAAGAATATACAAATTCAGTGCCGCAGGAAATAAGGGTAGCTGAGTCTTCACCAGTTACTCAAAAACCCTCGAATTTAGATAAACAAACTACAGATGGTAATAAAAATATTGTAAATACTGTTAAGATAACTGCAATTCCCATCTCTAATGAAACTGAGACTACTTCTGCAAATGGAAAAAAGATTTCTGATCCCAAGATGACTAAAAATATGAATAGTCCAAGCGCAGACGTTCAAGGAGACAGTACTGGAGTAGTTCATAAGAATAGTATGACTGATGCAAAGGGTAAATAA
- the ytaF gene encoding sporulation membrane protein YtaF translates to MSLLLFSILIAIAANLDNLGVGIAYGVLKIKISHMANFTIAVISFIATWISAKAGEVISCYLSPQIAIIIGATLLCGVGIWVISQPIITAYKMNQPIVDLQIFNTRIYMGPSEILRYPERIDLDNSRDIGYWEAMLLGTALSINALAGGLYAGTAGISSLLQASLVGIVSFFTIAAGYYFGKRYAAEQLGKYATIVSGTLLIAIGVHQLFC, encoded by the coding sequence ATGAGCCTCTTGCTTTTTAGTATTTTGATTGCTATAGCAGCAAACCTTGATAATCTTGGAGTAGGCATTGCCTATGGCGTTCTAAAAATTAAAATATCACATATGGCCAACTTTACTATTGCAGTAATATCTTTTATTGCCACATGGATATCAGCCAAAGCTGGTGAAGTAATCAGTTGTTATTTAAGCCCCCAAATTGCAATTATCATAGGGGCAACCTTACTTTGCGGAGTGGGGATATGGGTTATCTCTCAGCCGATTATTACAGCCTACAAAATGAATCAACCAATAGTAGATTTACAAATATTTAATACAAGAATATACATGGGGCCCTCAGAAATACTACGTTATCCAGAAAGAATTGATTTAGATAACTCAAGAGATATTGGTTATTGGGAAGCTATGTTACTTGGCACTGCTCTTTCGATAAACGCATTAGCAGGTGGACTTTATGCTGGTACAGCCGGAATATCATCATTATTGCAAGCAAGCCTAGTGGGAATAGTTAGCTTTTTTACAATAGCTGCTGGATATTACTTTGGCAAAAGATACGCCGCAGAACAACTGGGTAAGTATGCAACCATAGTCTCAGGTACATTATTAATAGCAATAGGGGTTCATCAGCTATTTTGCTAA
- a CDS encoding SDR family oxidoreductase: MKIKILVTGVTGLLGSCTVAELLENAGKVEILFLVRAVNQKAGLERVRKSLGKAGVQLQTLAGLTEGQIVCGDLSSSAQLMNDPRLQEVTHVFNCAAVTAFSQRPSIRKVNVHDTLEFAQMVSKLPNMKRFLYVGTAMICGDSPNRTIHEDDFPADTQHFVPYTESKAEVESLLSEALGKVSLVVVRPSIVVGHSRLGCKPSTSIFWVFRMLYQAWRSPFPLNFKIDVLPADYVAKAIAYIGLKEELAYSRYHIAAGSEFSSTFGEIMNTFMITGKENLTAPLEVTIEHYRENRNQFNEWFGPGNSRMMLRAINLYYNFANLNVTFDNSRLLAEGFACPPRFVDYLGLCIRSGCDAPVSEQMIDDFK; the protein is encoded by the coding sequence ATGAAGATAAAAATTTTGGTAACGGGAGTAACAGGACTTTTAGGAAGTTGTACCGTGGCAGAGCTACTTGAAAACGCTGGGAAGGTCGAAATTCTATTTTTAGTAAGGGCAGTCAATCAGAAGGCTGGACTTGAACGCGTACGAAAGTCCCTAGGCAAAGCTGGTGTCCAATTACAAACGCTAGCAGGTCTAACAGAAGGACAAATTGTATGCGGGGATTTATCTTCCTCTGCTCAATTAATGAATGATCCTAGGTTACAGGAAGTTACTCATGTTTTCAATTGCGCAGCAGTAACTGCCTTTTCTCAACGACCATCCATCCGGAAAGTCAATGTTCATGATACATTGGAATTTGCACAAATGGTGTCTAAACTTCCTAACATGAAGCGCTTTCTATATGTTGGGACAGCAATGATATGTGGAGACTCACCTAACCGTACAATACACGAAGATGATTTTCCGGCAGATACACAGCATTTTGTACCCTATACGGAAAGTAAAGCAGAAGTAGAATCGCTGCTTTCAGAAGCATTAGGAAAGGTTTCCCTTGTTGTTGTGCGTCCTTCCATTGTTGTAGGGCACTCTCGCTTAGGTTGTAAGCCTTCAACAAGTATTTTCTGGGTATTTCGGATGTTATACCAAGCTTGGCGATCTCCTTTTCCTTTGAATTTTAAAATTGATGTGTTGCCAGCGGATTATGTAGCAAAGGCGATAGCTTATATCGGCTTAAAAGAAGAATTAGCATATTCACGGTATCATATTGCTGCTGGATCGGAATTTAGTTCCACATTTGGTGAGATAATGAACACTTTTATGATTACGGGTAAAGAAAATCTAACTGCGCCATTAGAGGTTACCATTGAGCATTATCGAGAAAATAGGAACCAGTTCAATGAATGGTTTGGCCCAGGCAATTCTCGAATGATGCTCAGAGCCATTAATTTGTACTATAACTTTGCAAATCTGAACGTAACTTTTGATAATTCTCGATTGCTAGCAGAGGGTTTTGCGTGTCCTCCACGTTTTGTTGATTATTTGGGATTGTGTATAAGATCAGGCTGCGACGCACCCGTCAGTGAACAGATGATTGATGACTTTAAGTAA